Part of the Scyliorhinus canicula chromosome 13, sScyCan1.1, whole genome shotgun sequence genome, gcagCACATCTGTGCGCGTGCATGTGTAAGTGAGTGTACATTTGTGTTCAGCAAATGTGTGCATGTGTACGTGTGAGTGCACGTGCGTGTACATGCACGTGAGTGAGTGGCACGTGTGTGTTTGCCTGCATGTGTGCGGGCATGCACGTGTACGAATGGCaagtgtgtgcatgtttgtgtgcatGATGCATTGTAGTTACTTTCAGTATTGATACTCAATAAACATTAACAAGTGTTTCTATTTCTGAAACACAGCTCGAGAAATATTTACGGTAAATAATAATGAAAACAGCTTGGACACATGCTAACCACAGTCAGGCAGATTTCCTGTCcttcacacgaacagtgaccaacACAGTCCGCTCCACAGGAACCAACACAACTGGGTCAAAAAAGTAGAACAAACAGTTTATTACAGATGAAATTGAACTTTAGTGAAGGAATGTGAAATAAGCAATCCAATATAATTTAACGTGTACACGACCTATCTGCATTTCCAGTTCATTGAAAGAATTATAGGAAGTCCAgcttttatttatatatttattttaaaaataaatttagagtacccaattcattttttccaattaaggggcaatttagcgtggtcaatccacctaccttgcacatctttgggttgtgggggcgaaacccacccaaacacggggagaatgtgcaaactccacacggacagtgacccagagccgcgattgaacctgggacctcggcgccgtgaggcagcagggctaacccaccagcTTTTATTTTTAGGACTCAATAGGGATTAAATAATTGTCACGGAGTTGTTCAGCCAGAACAAATCACATGTGATGATTGGAAAGGCCATTATTTAAATGTGAGATAACATGCAATTATTATCAAGGCGGTGTAAATAATATTGCAAACCATTCCACTTCCGTGGTGTTTTTTTCTTTCCTGGGTGCCTGAGATCAGTTGCAGCTTCTAACTGCCTCTGAGGTCAACAAAGATAGATATGAACTGAGGACCACCTCTTTCTGTTGGCTCAGGGTTTTACTGGGCTGGGGTTCTCCCTAATTGCTTGTTCTTTGAGCCATTGGGTAGTTCTTTTGCCAAGTGGGTGCTGCTTGGTGCATTGGATATTCCCTTGACCCCAATGGGCCTTACCCCCATTTCTCACTAAAGTGGTTTCTCTGATGGAGTGGTGTCGTTACCCATTGGATTGTCTCCGAATGTATTGGATGGTGTCTTTACCCCTATTGAATAGTTCCTCCATACACATGGGAAAATTCAATGTCTCATATTCGAatttgggttcgaatcccggccctgggtcactgtccgtgtggagtttgcgcattctccccatgtctgcgtgggtttcatccccacaacccaaagatgtgcaggtcaggtggattggccaggttaaattgccccttaattagcgaaaaaataattgggtaccctaaatttataaaaaaaaacaaaatcctttcTCCAATACATCTCTAATTTCAGGCAGGACGAAAACATGTCAACGTGGTTTGCGGGTCTCACACATATCCTCCACCCACTCAAAGAGttggctcatcctcacccccatgaggtgcgccctatacataACCTTcacctgtatcagccccagcctcgcgcaCGAGGTAGAGGCGtttaccctccagagcacctcacaccacagaccttcttccacaacctctcccaactcttcctcccacttggctttaatcCCCTCCAAGGAAACTGGACTCCTAAATGCCCCTATaacggactgatctgatctcttcacacatcttctctactgagcagtactgcactcctgtatttaaaaaaaaatttagagtacccaatttttttttcaattaaggtgcagtttagagtggccaatccacctatcctgcacatccttttgggctgTGGAATTGAGACCCAAGCACagaaggggagaatgtacaaactccacatggacagtgacccggggccaagatcgaacctaCTGCtctcctatatgcttcacccgatgcctgtgtctatgtatttacattgtggatttatgtatgtcctgtgtttttttttaatgtatggaataatctgtctggactggacacagaacaatacttctcactgtacctcagtacacgtgacaataaacaaatccaatccaatccaatatgcctcgagttcatagttcatagaatttacagtacaaaaggaggccattcggcccatcgagtctgtaccggctcctggatagagcaccctacccaaggttaacacctccaccctatccccataacccagtaaccccacccaacactaagggcaattttggacacagggcaatttatcatggccaatccacctatcctgcacatccttttgggctgTGGAATTGAGACCCAAGCACagaaggggagaatgtacaaactccacatggacagtgacccggggccaagatcgaacctaCTGCtctcctatatgcttcacccgatgcctgtgtctatgtatttacattgtggatttatgtatgtcctgtgtttttttttaatgtatggaataatctgtctggactggacacagaacaatacttctcactgtacctcagtacacgtgacaataaacaaatccaatccaatccaatatgctACGTTGAATTTCTGAGACCAAATCATTCATGTAAATTGAGATCAGCAGCGGTCTCCGCACCAATCACCGTGGGACATAATTAGATGTTTTTAATTTGGTGAGGACTTTGGTAAGGAGCTATGCAGCCAAGAGCTGAGATAGCATTCAGCCATGATCTCTCTGAATTATAGGACAGCCTCGagttcatagttcatagaatttacagtacaaaaggaggccattcggcccatcgagtctgtaccggctcctggatagagcaccctacccaaggttaacacctccaccctatccccataacccagtaaccccacccaacactaagggcaattttggacactaacagcaatttatcatggccaatccacctaacctgcacatctttggactgtgggaggaaaccggagcacccggaggaaacccacgcacacacggggattatgtgcagactccacacagacagtgacccaagccggaatcgaacctggggccctggagctgtgaagcgattgtgctatccacaatgctaccgtactgccagtTGTTGAATGGTCTATTCCTTTTTCGATGATCAAATGTGCTGATGTGTCAGCAGAGGTTATAGCAGAAGGTCGGAAGTCCCCAAAGGCAATTCTACCTTCTGATATCAAGACCACTGTTTGAAAACCTTATGGCCAAAGGCAACAATTACATTTTAAGGGCTCCATCCGCAAACAGGAAATGATGTTGATTTTCTGTTGAGATTAACCACAGATTAAACCAGGGTTGATTTCTAATTGAAGGGCTTCATTTTGACTTGTTACTGCCCAACCTGATCTGTTTCCTTGACAGAAGTTTTGAATAGCATTATTGCTGATATTTCCACACAGTCAGTGGCTGAACCATCTTTCCAACCAAATCCAACTGTAAACAGGATTTGTAACTTAATGTTACTCAAAAGAAATGGCATTTCCAGATTGTTTGGTGTCTATTTTACTGCTTTTAATTCCTTTGCTCTGATTGGTAAGTGTGGCTACAACTAATATATAAAATGTGTGTTTTACCATTGATTTGGATTGTGAAAGTTAGAGGAATGATCTGGGATAATACAATTGCAGTATATGTTCAGTGAACGCAGTTATTTCGGAAAATATATCTACACATTCGTCGGTTGCAGCTGTGGTCAAATAAGAATTGcgtttatttgattttttttaacagttgAGGAAAGGAAAACACACAGATGTGTTAGTGGGACAACTCGGATGTTTTTTTAAACGGGGCAAATAGAGCTGAATATTCTCCCTCTGATCTCTGTGATTCTAAAAGTAATCACAATTTACAGACTCAAAATCAGTAATATCACTGCTTTCCCCAGTTTGCGTACAACTCTGATAAAAGGGTTTGAAGTGTTCTGTGAGCTGGCCTTCCACAAATATTAGGGGAATGTTACCATGAAGTGTCACTGATATTGGAGTAGAGCCTAGTTACAGTGAATAGCTCAGTAGAATCTTCCCATTGTACCATCAGGTGGTGTGTAAAATACAgggaagaccgcaagaaacttcagggagCCGTGAATgccgcccagcccatcacacaaaccttcctcccatccatttccatggggaaagcgggcagtataatcaaagatccctcccaccaggcttactcactcttccaacttcttccattgggcaggagatacagaagtctgagaagacgcacaaacagattcaaaaacagcttctttcccactgttaccagactagtaaatgaccctcttatggactgacctcattaacactacacccctgtatgcttcatctgatgccagtgcttatgtagttacattgtataccttgagttgccctattatgttttgaaaaaaatgtccttttattttcatatactcaatgatctgtttgggctgctcacagaaaaatacttttcactggacctcggtacacgtgacactaaacaaatccaatccacttcAATGTTCTAAGGTTACCTACAACAgcttaaaaatgtttgtattATTTTGATATTGTGACTGGTATATTGAAACAATGATTATCTCCACCTTTAGCCGCTGTAACACTCAgggtgaaccaggacagtgtGAATGGAACCGTTGGTCAGTCTGTGCTCCTATCCGCCTCTTATACAATCTCCGACTCAGACGGTTACCTCCGGATTAAATGGACCAAAAGCGGGGTACGGATTGTGGACTATAGATGCATATCAAAGAGAGATGACAGGCACACGGAACGCTGCCAATTCATGTCTGCCTCGGATGACTACAGACACCGGGCAGTTCTTTTCCCAGAGAATGCTTCATTGCTGTTGAACTATTTGGAGCTCAACGACAGCGGGGATTATGAACTATCCGTCAGTCACTCAACGGGAACAAAATCGGCCAGTTTAATGTTAACAGTCCGGCCCGACGCGGGTAGgtcctttttcttttaaattaaataaCTATTCCACTTGACTATCGTGTCATATGCAGAAATCCAGGGGTACGATTCCCcgactcccacgccgggtgggagaatcacgggagtgccgggcgattcacgccaagccaccctggcacccgcaagcgattctcccaccccccccaaaacggcgtgtcgtgttttgtgacaggccgctcggagaatcgctgctccggtcgagtggcgattctccggccagtgtgggccgagcggcctgcctaatctgaccggttcacgccggcgccaaccacatctggtcgctgccggcgtgaacagcgtgcgaccgctgcgtgtggggcctgtggggggcggaggggggtgctcagtaggggtctggcccgcgatcggtgcccaccaatcgtcgggccggcatctctgaaagacgcactcttttccctccgccgcc contains:
- the LOC119976509 gene encoding uncharacterized protein LOC119976509, which produces MTQGQDILKFQEKATEREEESTVKALEMSMQQDSQKRLLDKRKGGDCEWVYGQSVAEPSFQPNPTVNRICNLMLLKRNGISRLFGVYFTAFNSFALIAAVTLRVNQDSVNGTVGQSVLLSASYTISDSDGYLRIKWTKSGVRIVDYRCISKRDDRHTERCQFMSASDDYRHRAVLFPENASLLLNYLELNDSGDYELSVSHSTGTKSASLMLTVRPDADKKRTPGIEAKIRYLSLIVILIFLCFTVKTQRGKWSCCETVSDLCCIYVYCTMLIKYVYL